The Streptomyces sp. NBC_00162 genome window below encodes:
- a CDS encoding type VII secretion system-associated protein: MSESLTPDPARWITESMRAEAARNPGSWVYAIDPFVDSHGRVPPYAIMGAWKVDDDGVITDEFKGNSKYRPSPRTMGMPEPTDPVDAAIQLAVTGYGPEAAICQALAKSSVFLIPDSIVGLGEHRAVAGGSGVVEAFTDVRHAPGTAPELRKMDALRLAASLPIDAHLKLNPGGVISVQVPVADLLS, translated from the coding sequence ACGGAATCCATGCGCGCGGAAGCGGCGAGGAACCCTGGCTCCTGGGTCTATGCGATCGACCCGTTCGTCGATTCGCATGGTCGGGTCCCGCCCTACGCCATCATGGGTGCCTGGAAAGTCGACGACGATGGTGTGATCACCGATGAATTTAAAGGCAACTCGAAATATCGCCCTTCGCCGCGCACCATGGGAATGCCTGAGCCGACAGATCCGGTAGATGCGGCCATTCAGCTTGCTGTCACTGGGTACGGGCCCGAAGCTGCCATCTGTCAGGCACTCGCGAAATCCAGTGTTTTCCTGATCCCTGACTCGATCGTCGGCCTCGGGGAACATCGCGCGGTAGCAGGCGGTAGCGGGGTCGTGGAAGCCTTCACCGATGTGCGTCATGCCCCCGGCACGGCTCCCGAGCTGCGGAAGATGGATGCTCTCCGACTCGCAGCCAGCCTGCCGATCGATGCCCACCTGAAACTGAACCCCGGAGGCGTCATTTCCGTGCAAGTTCCTGTCGCCGATCTGCTGAGCTGA